The Periplaneta americana isolate PAMFEO1 chromosome 2, P.americana_PAMFEO1_priV1, whole genome shotgun sequence genome has a window encoding:
- the LOC138694480 gene encoding uncharacterized protein, which translates to MTSNKIAAVLVAAISCLLLTTFPASAVVTSSSDAEASRRDGSYHGGGSGGDSGDLVPPPHIHGGDGGGIGGIGAQHDCGFSAPSGTYGPPPSQSYGPPPSQSYGPPPSQSYGPPPSQSYGPPSQSYGPPPSQSHGPPPSQTYGPPSQSYGPPKPKPVYGPPRPPSSSYGPPNFAGGGGGGGGGHGGSDVIYAPPPPDPPPPPPGLFGSSKPSLGRPSSSYGPPHSGPLKAPRPSYGPPKPVYGPPRPPRPVYGPPSKLPSSFSSFGSHSFGSSKGPKPVYGPPKPVYGPPPKPVYGPPPKPVYGPPKPVYGPPPKPVYGPPPKPKPVYGPPKPPSSSYGAPEPQFSPPPLPPSSAYGAPPSPSSSYGPPPGVGAPPTPPEIKYDGWQPIPGLVSKPPSDSYGPPPSGGAAPGPPRDEYGPPPPPPSGSFGGAPSDEYGPPPPFGGSFSVPPSDDYGPPPPPGRGHRPRPPSTSYGAPPSGPHGASNFGGPPPPSGAYGLPTGGGSVAPPSSDYGPPPFGGLGPPPLPSGHAPSTTYGAPPSGGGAPSLPPAPSGSYGAPPSGSGSPPSNEYGAPPSGQGAPTAPSGQYGAPPSGPGPSAPSSQYGAPPSSDVSVVITKSPGFELSVPGISTATNQRIRPKEPVKFREPVPVGLITSIGKTVEHSNAFGISSPKGPTYLPPPVPDPSSTSSDTSSPPIIYGSPQAQPFVSFGSSSSSGSSNFGLSPPPAPSGFSSSSAGGSQTLALFGGAPLDTYGAPTSHTSVGHNCGATSFVPSNGFAGSQPVPSSAYGAPLHSSGGGGISTGLSAPSQTYGAPSQNYGAPDANVAFSSSSSFSGGFHSSAPSTLYGAPSAPTVSVTYGSPDQTALQTSSVSEHSSSSSNKEGATGSSATAFSSSSSGNAVAEALSGYGLPQDLDTLFQSQSSAASALGNEEPRTSEKDIRGFSVQGSQGSYTLQIQPAGGIGGTGAAADINHEQVLSNGLLKDILAAIEQQPSQASTQYGPSDDLQHASASSLVEYQSSQELQGQGSSTKEVTVTPPPESEQESNSVVPSTTEPETKNASPRALPFSLKDNKIALFFRPKKNNQSAEDVELVSNSNSTVGNSYNSESKEAQNSDEQKNVEDYGSFVAFSAPHSNYVYGDLEGAAQSGFNSSLPVPPDTVDSTTT; encoded by the coding sequence aTAGCAGCAGTGCTTGTAGCAGCAATAAGCTGTCTTCTGTTAACGACATTTCCAGCGTCGGCAGTTGTTACATCCTCTTCAGACGCAGAGGCTTCTCGTCGTGACGGCAGTTACCACGGCGGCGGGAGTGGTGGAGACTCGGGGGATCTCGTACCACCTCCTCACATACATGGTGGGGACGGGGGTGGCATTGGTGGCATAGGTGCACAGCACGATTGTGGATTCTCAGCACCTTCAGGGACTTATGGCCCCCCTCCATCACAATCTTATGGCCCTCCTCCATCACAATCTTATGGCCCTCCTCCTTCACAATCTTATGGCCCTCCTCCTTCACAATCTTATGGCCCTCCTTCACAATCCTACGGCCCTCCCCCATCACAATCACATGGTCCACCACCTTCTCAAACATATGGACCACCGTCACAAAGTTATGGGCCTCCCAAACCAAAGCCGGTCTATGGTCCACCAAGGCCTCCAAGTAGTTCATATGGACCACCTAACTTTGCAGGAGGcggtggaggaggaggaggaggccaTGGTGGATCTGATGTGATATATGCTCCACCTCCTCCAGATCCACCTCCACCACCGCCAGGTCTGTTTGGATCCTCCAAACCTTCCCTTGGGAGGCCATCATCATCGTATGGACCTCCGCACAGCGGACCTTTGAAAGCACCCAGACCATCATATGGCCCACCAAAACCTGTATACGGTCCTCCAAGACCTCCACGGCCAGTTTACGGTCCTCCGAGCAAGTTACCATCCTCCTTCAGTTCCTTTGGATCACATTCTTTTGGATCGTCGAAGGGACCGAAACCTGTGTATGGACCTCCAAAGCCTGTATACGGTCCTCCACCAAAACCAGTATATGGACCACCACCCAAACCCGTTTACGGTCCTCCGAAGCCTGTGTATGGCCCTCCACCCAAACCAGTGTATGGTCCTCCACCGAAGCCCAAACCCGTATACGGACCTCCCAAACCACCGTCATCGTCTTACGGTGCTCCAGAACCACAGTTTAGTCCACCTCCGCTACCGCCTTCTTCTGCATATGGTGCGCCGCCTTCACCAAGTAGTTCATATGGCCCACCTCCAGGTGTGGGTGCTCCACCAACGCCACCCGAAATTAAGTACGACGGCTGGCAACCTATACCTGGACTCGTCTCAAAGCCCCCCAGCGACTCGTATGGACCGCCTCCTAGTGGAGGAGCAGCCCCAGGCCCTCCTCGTGACGAGTACGGGCCACCACCTCCACCTCCAAGCGGATCATTCGGAGGGGCACCTAGTGACGAATACGGGCCCCCTCCACCTTTTGGTGGTTCGTTTAGTGTACCACCTAGCGATGACTATGGACCACCACCACCTCCTGGAAGAGGACATCGACCGCGGCCGCCGAGCACATCTTACGGTGCTCCTCCCAGTGGTCCACATGGTGCATCGAATTTTGGAGGACCACCACCACCAAGTGGTGCATATGGATTACCAACGGGTGGAGGATCAGTAGCACCTCCATCCAGCGATTACGGCCCACCTCCATTTGGAGGTCTTGGTCCACCACCTCTTCCTTCTGGTCATGCACCAAGTACCACGTACGGCGCACCACCTAGTGGTGGAGGAGCTCCATCACTACCGCCTGCTCCCAGCGGCAGCTATGGAGCCCCTCCTAGTGGTTCAGGTTCGCCACCAAGCAATGAGTATGGCGCCCCACCGAGCGGTCAGGGCGCTCCAACAGCGCCTAGCGGACAGTACGGTGCACCGCCAAGCGGGCCTGGCCCCTCTGCACCAAGCAGCCAATACGGAGCTCCGCCGTCATCAGATGTATCAGTAGTAATCACTAAAAGCCCAGGTTTCGAACTCAGTGTTCCTGGTATAAGCACGGCGACAAATCAGAGGATTAGGCCCAAGGAGCCGGTGAAGTTCAGGGAGCCTGTCCCTGTAGGTCTCATCACAtccatcggaaaaacagttgaacaCAGTAACGCTTTTGGAATAAGTTCTCCAAAGGGTCCTACTTATCTTCCACCACCCGTACCTGATCCTTCCAGTACTAGTAGTGACACTAGTTCACCTCCCATTATATATGGGTCTCCGCAGGCCCAGCCCTTCGTATCTTTCGGCTCTTCCAGTTCTTCTGGTTCCTCTAATTTCGGTTTATCACCCCCTCCTGCCCCCAGCGGGTTCTCCAGTTCTTCTGCTGGAGGATCACAGACTTTAGCTCTATTTGGTGGAGCACCTCTTGACACATACGGAGCTCCGACGTCTCATACATCAGTTGGTCACAATTGTGGGGCCACTAGCTTCGTCCCATCCAATGGATTCGCCGGTTCTCAGCCTGTGCCTTCTTCAGCATATGGTGCTCCATTGCACTCGAGTGGTGGAGGTGGAATTAGTACTGGTCTGTCAGCACCATCCCAGACTTATGGAGCTCCTTCACAAAATTACGGTGCACCAGATGCAAACGTCGCCTTTAGTTCATCTTCTTCATTTTCCGGAGGTTTCCATTCGTCTGCGCCTTCTACTTTGTACGGTGCTCCTTCAGCCCCAACTGTATCAGTAACATACGGCTCACCAGACCAAACTGCTTTACAAACCTCATCTGTAAGTGAACACAGTTCATCCAGTTCAAATAAGGAAGGAGCTACAGGTTCTTCCGCTACAGcatttagtagcagtagtagcggcAACGCTGTTGCTGAAGCTCTTTCCGGATATGGTCTACCTCAAGATCTTGACACGTTATTTCAATCACAGTCATCAGCAGCTTCTGCACTAGGTAATGAAGAGCCGAGAACATCCGAAAAAGATATTCGTGGTTTTTCTGTGCAAGGTTCCCAAGGAAGTTATACGTTACAGATACAACCAGCTGGTGGCATCGGCGGTACAGGCGCAGCTGCGGATATTAATCATGAACAAGTGCTCTCAAATGGTCTTCTAAAAGACATTCTTGCCGCTATAGAACAGCAACCATCCCAGGCATCGACGCAGTATGGTCCTTCTGATGATCTTCAACACGCATCTGCAAGCTCTCTAGTTGAATATCAGTCGTCGCAAGAACTTCAAGGGCAAGGATCATCAACAAAGGAGGTCACGGTAACCCCTCCACCAGAATCGGAACAAGAGAGCAACTCTGTTGTGCCATCAACAACAGAACCAGAGACCAAAAATGCCTCGCCGCGCGCTTTGCCGTTTTCATTGAAGGACAATAAAATTGCACTGTTTTTCAGACCAAAAAAGAACAACCAGAGCGCAGAGGATGTAGAACTTGTATCAAACTCAAACTCAACTGTTGGTAACAGTTATAATTCAGAAAGTAAGGAAGCACAAAATTCTGATGAGCAGAAGAATGTAGAAGACTATGGAAGTTTTGTTGCATTCAGCGCTCCGCATTCTAATTATGTGTACGGAGATCTCGAAGGAGCTGCTCAATCTGGTTTCAACTCAAGTTTGCCAGTACCTCCAGACACAGTAGACAGCACTACGACATGA